A single region of the Streptomyces vilmorinianum genome encodes:
- a CDS encoding DUF1844 domain-containing protein: MSETPHNESPDFDDMTRDIAEVPAVEVIVTVAVNLMSAAAVKLGLTEDGEKHKDLDEARKLVHALAGLLDAGATEISSFHAAPLRDGLKSLQLAFREASIVPDEPGQGPGEKYTGPVYG, encoded by the coding sequence ATGAGCGAGACGCCCCACAACGAGTCCCCCGACTTCGACGACATGACCCGTGACATCGCGGAGGTCCCCGCGGTCGAGGTCATCGTGACCGTCGCGGTGAACCTGATGAGCGCCGCCGCGGTGAAGCTCGGCCTCACCGAGGACGGCGAGAAGCACAAGGACCTCGACGAGGCGCGCAAGCTGGTCCACGCGCTGGCCGGCCTCCTCGACGCCGGCGCGACGGAGATCAGCTCCTTCCACGCGGCGCCGCTGCGGGACGGCCTGAAGTCCCTGCAGCTGGCCTTCCGCGAGGCGTCGATCGTCCCGGACGAGCCGGGCCAGGGGCCGGGCGAGAAGTACACGGGACCGGTGTACGGCTAG
- the infC gene encoding translation initiation factor IF-3, with protein sequence MSVRQAVAWCYRGGSISAEPRINDRIRVPEVRLVGPSGEQVGIVPLAKALELAQEYDLDLVEVAANARPPVCKLMDYGKFKYESAMKAREARKNQAHTVIKEMKLRPKIDPHDYDTKKGHVVRFLKQGDKVKITIMFRGREQSRPELGFRLLQRLASDVEELGFIESNPKQDGRNMIMVLGPHKKKTEAMAEAREAQAARKAERQGVSSDETAEAPAEEASAQAPAEAENPEA encoded by the coding sequence GTGTCCGTCCGCCAGGCGGTCGCGTGGTGCTACCGAGGAGGATCCATCAGCGCCGAGCCCCGCATCAACGACAGGATTCGCGTTCCCGAGGTGCGACTTGTCGGTCCCAGCGGCGAGCAGGTCGGGATTGTTCCGCTTGCCAAGGCCCTGGAGCTTGCACAGGAGTACGACCTCGACCTGGTCGAGGTGGCGGCGAACGCCCGTCCGCCCGTGTGCAAGCTCATGGACTACGGGAAGTTCAAGTACGAGTCGGCCATGAAGGCCCGTGAGGCGCGCAAGAACCAGGCGCACACGGTCATCAAGGAGATGAAGCTCCGGCCGAAGATCGACCCGCACGACTACGACACCAAGAAGGGTCACGTCGTCCGGTTCCTCAAGCAGGGTGACAAGGTCAAGATCACGATCATGTTCCGTGGTCGTGAGCAGTCCCGCCCCGAGCTTGGCTTCCGGCTGCTGCAGCGGCTGGCTTCGGACGTCGAGGAGCTTGGCTTCATCGAGTCCAACCCGAAGCAGGACGGCCGGAACATGATCATGGTTCTCGGCCCGCACAAGAAGAAGACCGAGGCCATGGCCGAGGCGCGCGAGGCCCAGGCCGCGCGCAAGGCGGAGCGTCAGGGCGTCTCGTCCGACGAGACCGCCGAGGCTCCGGCCGAGGAGGCTTCGGCCCAGGCTCCTGCCGAGGCCGAGAACCCCGAGGCGTGA
- a CDS encoding glutamine synthetase family protein, whose product MADRKAPLSVEELRALVASGEIDTVVLAFPDMQGRLQGKRFAAPFFLDEVLDHGTEGCNYLLAVDTEMNTVDGYAMSSWDRGYGDFAMHPDLATLRRVPWNEGTAMLIADLAWSDGSPVVAAPRQILRRQLERLAEHGYTAHVGTELEFIVFKDTYEQAWDANYRGLTPVNQYNIDYSVLGTGRIEPLLRRIRNEMAGAGLIVESAKGECNPGQHEIAFKYDEALVTCDQHAVYKTGAKEIAAQEGVSLTFMAKYNEREGNSCHIHLSLQDADGRNVMAGDGPGGMSDIMRHFLAGQLAALRDFSLLYAPNINSYKRFQPGSFAPTAVAWGVDNRTCSLRVVGHGRSMRFENRLPGGDVNPHLAVAGLVAAGLYGIEQRLELPEACDGNAYTGDYAHVPTTLREAAELWETSPIAKAAFGDEVVAHYRNMARVELDAYDAAVTDWELRRSFERM is encoded by the coding sequence GTGGCAGACCGCAAAGCCCCGCTCTCCGTCGAGGAGCTGCGCGCCCTCGTCGCGAGCGGTGAGATCGACACTGTCGTCCTGGCCTTCCCCGACATGCAGGGACGGCTCCAGGGCAAGCGGTTCGCCGCACCGTTCTTCCTCGACGAGGTCCTCGACCACGGCACCGAGGGCTGCAACTATCTCCTGGCCGTCGACACCGAGATGAACACGGTCGACGGATACGCCATGTCCTCCTGGGACCGCGGCTACGGCGACTTCGCCATGCACCCCGACCTCGCCACCCTGCGCCGCGTCCCCTGGAACGAGGGTACGGCGATGCTCATCGCCGACCTCGCCTGGAGCGACGGCTCGCCCGTCGTCGCCGCACCCCGCCAGATCCTCCGCCGCCAGCTGGAACGGCTCGCCGAGCACGGCTACACCGCCCACGTCGGCACGGAGCTCGAGTTCATCGTCTTCAAGGACACCTACGAGCAGGCCTGGGACGCGAACTACCGGGGCCTGACCCCCGTCAACCAGTACAACATCGACTACTCGGTCCTCGGCACCGGCCGTATCGAACCCCTTCTGCGCCGCATCCGCAACGAGATGGCCGGCGCCGGACTGATCGTCGAGTCCGCCAAGGGCGAGTGCAACCCGGGCCAGCACGAGATCGCCTTCAAGTACGACGAGGCGCTCGTCACCTGCGACCAGCACGCCGTCTACAAGACGGGCGCCAAGGAGATCGCCGCCCAGGAGGGCGTCTCGCTCACCTTCATGGCGAAGTACAACGAGCGCGAGGGCAACTCCTGCCACATCCACCTCTCCCTCCAGGACGCCGACGGGCGCAACGTCATGGCCGGTGACGGACCCGGCGGCATGTCGGACATCATGCGGCACTTCCTGGCCGGCCAGCTCGCCGCCCTGCGCGACTTCTCCCTCCTCTACGCGCCCAACATCAACTCCTACAAGCGCTTCCAGCCCGGCTCCTTCGCCCCCACCGCCGTCGCCTGGGGCGTCGACAACCGCACGTGTTCGCTGCGCGTCGTCGGCCACGGCCGCTCGATGCGCTTCGAGAACCGCCTCCCCGGCGGAGACGTCAACCCCCACCTCGCGGTCGCGGGCCTCGTCGCCGCCGGCCTCTACGGCATCGAGCAGCGGCTCGAACTGCCCGAGGCCTGCGACGGGAACGCCTACACCGGCGACTACGCCCACGTCCCCACCACCCTGCGCGAGGCCGCCGAGCTCTGGGAGACCAGCCCGATCGCCAAGGCCGCCTTCGGCGACGAGGTCGTCGCGCACTACCGCAACATGGCCCGCGTCGAACTCGACGCGTACGACGCCGCGGTGACCGACTGGGAGCTGCGCCGCTCCTTCGAACGCATGTGA
- a CDS encoding SseB family protein, with product MALKNIPDPGFSDDDGTADPRLAAALAAWAEDRTAHGPVLEALRDARLLVPVVAVLGEVEEDPETGLRREKTSDMAVPTLTAGDRRALPAFTSIASLALWDPAARPVAVPLHQALQAAAHEKADTVVLDLAGPVPYQLTGPALLALAEGRTSADPLEDPAVREAVRTAVAAEPAVLRAHLGPGSADGTLALVLAPDAAPVEAAQRVATSLAADETLRARLVRGLDLALLPATATPPGEPFYVKE from the coding sequence GTGGCGCTCAAGAACATCCCTGACCCCGGTTTCTCCGACGACGACGGCACCGCCGACCCGCGGCTCGCCGCGGCCCTCGCGGCCTGGGCGGAGGACAGAACCGCGCACGGCCCGGTCCTCGAGGCCCTGCGGGACGCGCGGTTGCTGGTCCCCGTGGTCGCCGTCCTCGGCGAGGTCGAGGAGGACCCCGAGACCGGGCTGCGCCGCGAGAAGACCAGCGACATGGCCGTGCCCACGCTCACCGCGGGCGACCGGCGCGCCCTGCCGGCGTTCACCTCGATCGCCTCGCTCGCGCTCTGGGACCCGGCGGCCCGGCCCGTCGCCGTCCCCCTGCACCAGGCGCTGCAGGCCGCCGCGCACGAGAAGGCGGACACGGTCGTCCTCGACCTGGCCGGCCCGGTGCCGTACCAGCTGACCGGCCCGGCGCTGCTGGCCCTCGCGGAGGGCCGCACCAGCGCGGACCCGCTGGAGGACCCGGCGGTACGGGAGGCCGTACGGACCGCGGTCGCGGCCGAGCCCGCGGTCCTGCGGGCCCACCTCGGCCCCGGCAGCGCCGACGGCACCCTCGCGCTCGTCCTGGCGCCTGACGCGGCTCCCGTGGAGGCGGCGCAGCGCGTGGCGACGTCCCTGGCCGCCGACGAAACACTGAGGGCCCGCCTGGTGCGCGGCCTCGACCTGGCACTCCTGCCGGCCACGGCCACGCCTCCGGGCGAGCCCTTCTACGTGAAGGAGTAG
- a CDS encoding FadR/GntR family transcriptional regulator yields the protein MTAGATAGAAAGAPDRLTPVLRPVRAGNGFEEALEQILQIVRLGLVPGGERLPAERELAERMGISRVTLREVLKVLQEQGLVESRRGRYGGTFVLSRPQTADEDELRRRIASVDVEDTLRFREVLEVGAAGLCAAHGLTEEGEARLRAALAATHDAPLTDYRRQDTLLHLTLAELSGSPTLTAQYAAVRATVNDLLDCIPLLVRNLEHSQHQHTALVEAVLDGDADAAREVMREHCGGTAALLRGFLT from the coding sequence GTGACGGCGGGCGCGACGGCCGGCGCCGCGGCGGGCGCGCCGGACCGGCTGACGCCCGTCCTGAGGCCGGTGCGGGCGGGCAACGGCTTCGAGGAGGCCCTGGAGCAGATCCTCCAGATCGTGCGGCTCGGCCTGGTCCCCGGCGGGGAACGGCTGCCGGCGGAGCGCGAGCTGGCCGAGCGGATGGGCATCAGCCGGGTCACCCTGCGCGAGGTCCTGAAGGTCCTGCAGGAGCAGGGGCTGGTGGAGAGCCGGCGCGGGCGCTACGGCGGAACGTTCGTGCTGAGCCGGCCGCAGACGGCCGACGAGGACGAGCTGCGCCGCCGGATCGCCTCCGTCGACGTCGAGGACACCCTGCGCTTCCGCGAGGTCCTGGAGGTCGGGGCGGCCGGGCTCTGCGCGGCGCACGGGCTGACGGAGGAGGGCGAGGCGCGGCTGCGCGCGGCGCTCGCGGCCACGCACGACGCCCCGCTGACGGACTACCGGCGCCAGGACACGCTGCTCCACCTCACGCTGGCGGAGCTCTCGGGCTCGCCGACGCTCACGGCGCAGTACGCAGCGGTCCGGGCGACGGTCAACGACCTCCTGGACTGCATCCCGCTGCTCGTGCGCAACCTGGAGCACTCCCAGCACCAGCACACCGCCCTGGTCGAGGCGGTCCTCGACGGGGACGCGGACGCGGCGCGCGAGGTCATGCGCGAACACTGCGGGGGCACGGCGGCGCTGCTGCGCGGCTTCCTGACGTGA
- a CDS encoding amino acid deaminase/aldolase: MTPRAADRARYDRATAHLDAPVALVDLEAFDANADDLVRRAGGKPIRVASKSVRCRALLERVLAREGFAGIMSFTLDESLWLARAGFEDVLLAYPSADRSAFGELANDPKLAAAVTVMVDDPAQLDLVDGARAGGAEEIRVCLELDTSLRLLGGRVRIGALRSPLREPAQLAELARSIARRPGFRLVGIMAYEGHVAGVGDAVDGRPLRSRAIRLMQSAARKELAARRAAVVRAVRAVAPDLEFVNGGGTGSVQHTAAEDAVTEIAAGSGLYVPRLFDNYTSFTGRPAALFAQPVVRRPGVGVVTVLGGGYPASGAAGPDRLPVPYLPEGLRYDPQEGPGEVQTPLLGSAADDLLIGDKVWFRHAKAGELCERFDSLQLVEGDRITATVPTYRGEGRTFL; encoded by the coding sequence ATGACTCCCCGTGCCGCCGACCGGGCCCGGTACGACCGGGCCACCGCCCATCTCGACGCACCTGTCGCCCTCGTCGATCTGGAGGCGTTCGACGCCAACGCCGACGATCTCGTACGCCGGGCCGGCGGCAAGCCGATCAGGGTGGCGAGCAAGTCCGTGCGGTGCCGCGCGCTTCTGGAGCGGGTTCTCGCGCGCGAGGGGTTCGCGGGGATCATGTCGTTCACGCTCGACGAGTCGCTGTGGCTGGCCCGGGCCGGGTTCGAGGACGTGCTGCTCGCCTACCCGTCCGCCGACCGCTCGGCGTTCGGCGAGCTGGCCAACGACCCCAAGCTCGCCGCCGCGGTGACGGTGATGGTCGACGACCCGGCGCAGCTGGACCTCGTCGACGGGGCCCGCGCGGGCGGGGCGGAGGAGATCCGGGTCTGTCTGGAGCTGGACACCTCGCTGCGGCTGCTCGGCGGCCGGGTGCGGATCGGCGCGCTGCGCTCTCCGCTGCGCGAGCCCGCCCAGCTCGCCGAGCTGGCCCGCTCGATCGCCCGCCGGCCCGGCTTCCGGCTCGTCGGGATCATGGCGTACGAGGGGCATGTCGCCGGGGTCGGGGACGCGGTCGACGGGCGGCCTCTGCGGTCCCGGGCGATCCGGCTCATGCAGTCGGCCGCCCGCAAGGAGCTCGCGGCCCGGCGCGCGGCCGTGGTCCGCGCGGTACGAGCGGTGGCCCCGGACCTGGAGTTCGTCAACGGCGGCGGTACGGGCAGTGTGCAGCACACCGCGGCCGAGGACGCGGTCACCGAGATCGCCGCCGGTTCGGGGCTCTACGTGCCGCGGCTCTTCGACAACTACACGTCCTTCACCGGACGCCCCGCGGCCCTCTTCGCCCAGCCCGTCGTGCGCCGCCCGGGCGTCGGGGTGGTGACCGTGCTCGGCGGCGGCTACCCCGCCTCAGGCGCCGCCGGCCCGGACCGGCTGCCCGTCCCGTACCTGCCGGAGGGGCTGCGCTACGACCCGCAGGAGGGTCCGGGCGAGGTGCAGACGCCGCTGCTCGGCTCCGCCGCCGACGATCTCCTCATCGGGGACAAGGTGTGGTTCCGGCACGCGAAGGCGGGCGAGCTGTGCGAGCGGTTCGACAGCCTTCAGCTGGTGGAGGGCGACCGGATCACGGCGACCGTTCCGACGTACCGGGGCGAGGGCCGCACGTTCCTGTGA
- the mycP gene encoding type VII secretion-associated serine protease mycosin: MTRRTRTRTRTGAVALLAAAFAVLPATTTPAYADTIRARQWGLEALHTTQAWRTTEGEGITVAVLDTGVDDDHPDLVGSVLPGRDLVGFGAERGESSWAVHGTAMAGIIAGHGHGFGREDGVLGIAPEAKILPVRVILEGTDKSRDKARKTRGTALAEGIRWATDQGADVINLSLGDDSKSAHPDAGEDAAVQYALSKGVSVVASAGNGGEKGDHISYPAAYPGVVAVTAVDRFGTRASFSTSRWYATVSAPGVDIVMANPDRRYYEGWGTSAAAAFVSGAVALVRAAHPDLTPAQVKQLLIDTARNRPKNGRSDDKGYGTVDPAAAIKAGARIKGAEPRTAAAGYGGRYFGAGPRPAPDDSKPIGLLAPAAGGLGAVLLAAAVVLWRGSRAPGPRPPR; this comes from the coding sequence GTGACCCGCCGTACCCGTACCCGCACTCGTACCGGCGCCGTGGCTCTCCTCGCAGCCGCCTTCGCCGTCCTCCCCGCCACCACCACGCCCGCGTACGCCGACACCATCCGCGCCCGCCAGTGGGGCCTCGAAGCCCTGCACACCACCCAGGCCTGGCGCACCACCGAGGGCGAGGGCATCACCGTCGCCGTCCTCGACACCGGCGTCGACGACGACCACCCCGACCTCGTCGGCTCCGTCCTCCCCGGCAGGGACCTCGTCGGCTTCGGCGCCGAGCGCGGTGAGAGCTCCTGGGCCGTTCACGGCACCGCCATGGCCGGCATCATCGCCGGACACGGCCACGGCTTCGGCCGCGAGGACGGAGTCCTCGGCATCGCCCCGGAGGCGAAGATCCTGCCCGTCCGGGTCATCCTCGAAGGCACCGACAAGTCCCGCGACAAGGCCCGCAAGACCCGCGGCACCGCCCTCGCCGAAGGCATCCGCTGGGCCACCGACCAGGGCGCCGACGTCATCAACCTCTCCCTCGGCGACGACTCCAAGTCCGCCCACCCCGACGCGGGGGAGGACGCCGCCGTCCAGTACGCCCTCTCCAAGGGCGTCTCCGTCGTCGCCTCGGCCGGCAACGGCGGCGAGAAGGGCGACCACATCTCGTACCCCGCCGCCTACCCCGGCGTCGTCGCCGTCACCGCCGTCGACCGCTTCGGCACCCGCGCCTCCTTCTCCACCAGCCGCTGGTACGCCACCGTCAGCGCCCCCGGCGTCGACATCGTCATGGCCAACCCGGACCGCCGCTACTACGAGGGCTGGGGCACCAGCGCCGCCGCCGCCTTCGTCTCCGGCGCCGTCGCCCTCGTCCGCGCCGCGCACCCCGACCTGACCCCCGCCCAGGTCAAGCAGCTCCTCATCGACACCGCCCGCAACCGGCCCAAGAACGGCCGCAGCGACGACAAGGGGTACGGCACCGTCGACCCGGCCGCCGCCATCAAGGCAGGCGCCCGGATCAAGGGAGCCGAACCCAGGACCGCCGCCGCCGGCTACGGCGGCCGCTACTTCGGCGCCGGACCGCGGCCCGCTCCGGACGACAGCAAGCCGATCGGTCTCCTGGCCCCCGCCGCGGGCGGCCTCGGCGCCGTACTGCTGGCCGCCGCGGTCGTCCTCTGGCGCGGCAGCCGCGCCCCAGGACCGCGCCCACCACGCTGA
- a CDS encoding DUF2510 domain-containing protein yields MSMTTPPGWYPDPATPTVERWWDGTTWTAHTRQATVPATVLQAAPPVRPGRGRALALAGIAVTVAAAAVVAAVVVLGDDEDEERGTAGPAGTTSATAAPTSPSATTSSAPAEDPTKVVDQLNGITLPIIEGWERPEFHAGEWPTVTTTGTYRCPGATHRDCRHGTITSRTASGTDATTPEALAKEDIARAAEAAYEEDYLDNRLYGGITSHKVIASRAAAVAGRTGYLVRWQVTTGKGPGGYVQSLVFPSPTGSESPVIVRFAFDAGPDGPPLAEMDEITRGILPIGSETNGGVGSSLTPGA; encoded by the coding sequence ATGAGCATGACGACCCCTCCCGGTTGGTACCCGGACCCCGCCACGCCCACCGTCGAACGCTGGTGGGACGGAACGACCTGGACCGCGCACACCCGTCAGGCGACGGTGCCCGCGACGGTCCTGCAGGCGGCTCCTCCGGTACGCCCCGGGCGGGGCCGGGCCCTCGCCCTCGCGGGCATCGCGGTGACCGTCGCCGCCGCGGCGGTCGTCGCGGCCGTGGTCGTCCTCGGCGACGACGAGGACGAGGAGCGCGGCACGGCGGGTCCGGCCGGGACGACGAGCGCCACCGCGGCGCCGACCTCGCCGTCCGCCACCACCAGCAGCGCGCCCGCCGAGGACCCCACGAAGGTCGTCGACCAGCTCAACGGCATCACCCTGCCCATCATCGAGGGCTGGGAGAGGCCGGAGTTCCACGCGGGCGAGTGGCCGACCGTCACGACCACCGGCACCTATCGGTGCCCCGGCGCGACCCACCGCGACTGCCGGCACGGCACGATCACCTCCCGTACGGCATCGGGCACGGACGCCACCACCCCCGAGGCGCTCGCCAAGGAGGACATCGCCCGGGCCGCCGAAGCCGCCTACGAGGAGGACTACCTCGACAACCGTCTGTACGGCGGCATCACCTCCCACAAGGTGATCGCCTCCCGTGCGGCCGCCGTCGCCGGCCGCACGGGCTACCTGGTCCGCTGGCAGGTCACCACCGGCAAGGGCCCCGGCGGCTACGTCCAGTCGCTCGTCTTCCCCTCCCCGACGGGCAGCGAGTCCCCGGTCATCGTGCGCTTCGCCTTCGACGCGGGACCGGACGGACCGCCGCTCGCCGAGATGGACGAGATCACCCGGGGGATCCTCCCCATCGGCAGCGAGACGAACGGGGGAGTGGGCAGCTCGCTCACCCCCGGGGCCTGA
- a CDS encoding aldehyde dehydrogenase family protein, producing the protein MLQVLNPATEELVATVPAATPADVDAAVVRATAAQRDWAAAAPADRARLLRRFAAVVDAHTEELALLEVREAGHTLGNARWEAGNVRDLLDYAAGGVERLSGRQIPVAGGLDITILEPLGVVGVIAPWNFPMPIAAWATAPALAAGNAVILKPAETTPLTALRLAELALEAGLPEGLFQVLPGEGAVAGNALVEHPGIAKIVFTGSTRVGKSIMAKCADQVKRVTLELGGKSPNIVFADADIEAAAAAAPMSFLDNSGQDCCARTRILVQRGVHDRFLELLTPAVEEIVVGDPADEKTQMGPLISKAQLERVRAYVPDSLPGIRGKAPEGPGFWFPPTVLTGVAEDAPCAVEEVFGPVAVVLPFEDEADAIRLANATEYGLSGSIWTRDVGRALRVSRAVRAGNLSVNSHSSVRYWTPFGGYQQSGLGRELGPDALTAFTETKNVFISTESTEA; encoded by the coding sequence TTGCTCCAGGTACTCAATCCGGCGACCGAGGAACTCGTCGCCACCGTCCCCGCCGCCACGCCCGCGGACGTCGACGCGGCCGTCGTACGGGCCACGGCCGCCCAGCGGGACTGGGCCGCCGCCGCCCCCGCCGACCGGGCCCGGCTGCTCCGCCGCTTCGCCGCCGTCGTCGACGCACACACCGAGGAACTCGCCCTCCTCGAAGTCCGCGAGGCCGGCCACACCCTCGGCAACGCCCGCTGGGAGGCGGGCAACGTCCGCGATCTGCTCGACTACGCGGCCGGGGGAGTGGAGCGGCTCAGCGGCCGCCAGATCCCCGTCGCCGGCGGCCTCGACATCACGATCCTCGAACCCCTCGGGGTCGTCGGCGTGATCGCGCCCTGGAACTTCCCCATGCCGATCGCCGCCTGGGCCACCGCCCCGGCCCTCGCCGCCGGCAACGCGGTGATCCTCAAGCCCGCCGAGACCACCCCGCTCACCGCGCTGCGCCTCGCCGAGCTCGCCCTGGAGGCCGGTCTCCCCGAAGGCCTCTTCCAGGTCCTGCCCGGCGAGGGAGCCGTGGCGGGCAACGCGCTCGTCGAGCACCCCGGCATCGCCAAGATCGTCTTCACCGGCTCCACGCGGGTGGGCAAGAGCATCATGGCGAAGTGCGCCGACCAGGTGAAACGCGTGACCCTGGAGCTCGGCGGCAAGAGCCCCAACATCGTCTTCGCCGACGCCGACATCGAGGCGGCCGCGGCCGCGGCCCCGATGTCCTTCCTCGACAACAGCGGCCAGGACTGCTGCGCCCGTACCCGCATCCTCGTCCAGCGCGGCGTCCACGACCGCTTCCTGGAGCTGCTCACCCCCGCCGTCGAGGAGATCGTCGTCGGCGACCCGGCCGACGAGAAGACCCAGATGGGCCCGCTGATCTCGAAGGCCCAGCTGGAACGCGTACGGGCGTACGTCCCCGACTCCCTCCCCGGCATCCGCGGCAAGGCCCCCGAGGGCCCCGGCTTCTGGTTCCCGCCGACCGTCCTCACCGGCGTCGCCGAGGACGCGCCCTGCGCCGTCGAGGAGGTCTTCGGACCGGTCGCCGTCGTCCTGCCCTTCGAGGACGAGGCCGACGCCATCCGCCTCGCCAACGCCACCGAGTACGGACTGTCCGGCTCGATCTGGACCCGGGACGTGGGCCGCGCCCTGCGCGTCTCGCGCGCCGTCCGGGCCGGAAACCTCTCCGTCAACTCCCACTCCAGCGTCCGCTACTGGACCCCCTTCGGCGGCTACCAGCAGTCCGGCCTCGGCCGGGAGCTCGGACCCGACGCCCTGACCGCCTTCACCGAGACCAAGAACGTCTTCATCAGCACGGAAAGCACGGAGGCCTGA
- a CDS encoding 3-oxoacyl-ACP reductase translates to MSTEEIVCRRLVGRTAVITGAGSGIGLATARRLASEGANVVCGDIDETAGKAAAEAVGGTFVKVDVTDPEEVENLFKVAFDTYGSVDIAFNNAGISPPDDDSILTTGLEAWKRVQDVNLTSVYLCCKAALPYMRQQGRGSIINTASFVAIMGAATSQISYTASKGGVLAMSRELGVQFAREGIRVNALCPGPVNTPLLQELFAKDPERAARRLVHIPVGRFAEAEEIAAAVAFLASDDSSFVNATDFLVDGGISGAYVTPL, encoded by the coding sequence ATGAGCACCGAAGAGATCGTCTGCCGCCGTCTGGTCGGCCGTACCGCCGTCATCACCGGGGCCGGCAGCGGCATCGGCCTCGCCACCGCCCGCCGCCTCGCCTCCGAGGGCGCCAACGTCGTCTGCGGCGACATCGACGAGACCGCGGGCAAGGCCGCCGCGGAGGCGGTCGGCGGCACCTTCGTGAAGGTCGACGTCACCGACCCCGAGGAGGTCGAGAACCTCTTCAAGGTCGCCTTCGACACCTACGGCTCCGTCGACATCGCCTTCAACAACGCGGGCATCTCCCCGCCCGACGACGACTCCATCCTCACCACCGGCCTGGAGGCCTGGAAGCGCGTCCAGGACGTCAACCTCACCTCCGTCTACCTGTGCTGCAAGGCCGCCCTGCCCTACATGCGGCAGCAGGGCCGCGGCTCGATCATCAACACCGCCTCCTTCGTCGCCATCATGGGCGCGGCCACCAGCCAGATCTCGTACACCGCCTCCAAGGGCGGCGTGCTCGCCATGTCCCGCGAGCTGGGCGTCCAGTTCGCCCGCGAGGGCATCCGCGTCAACGCCCTGTGCCCCGGGCCGGTCAACACCCCGCTCCTGCAGGAGCTGTTCGCCAAGGACCCGGAGCGCGCCGCGCGCCGGCTGGTGCACATCCCCGTCGGCCGGTTCGCCGAGGCCGAGGAGATCGCCGCCGCCGTCGCCTTCCTAGCCAGCGACGACTCCTCCTTCGTCAACGCCACCGACTTCCTCGTCGACGGCGGCATCTCGGGCGCGTACGTGACCCCGCTCTAG
- a CDS encoding HAD family hydrolase: MNPTIRWSAAVAALAAATGLLTAPPAQAKPEKCPTLTLSEGWYGDNRARLQELIDTHCAAKGGAKPVAVFDWDNTVIKNDVGDATLFWLLRNNRVRPPENDDWTTTSRYLTPEAADALRNACPTGVRTLPTATDGRCADEILSVYAEGATTTGGEAFAGFDHRRMEPQYAWLAQLLRGWTTRQVESFAAAARTENLAAPVGATQRVGTGEVTGWVRYYDQQRELVRTLQKTGFDVWIVSASPEPVVDVWAEGVGIKPSHAIGIRTTTEHGRLTARLKGCGSVRDGEDAMITYIDGKRCWINQEILGVLGPAAEQVQPAARRQVFAAGDSDTDISFLRDATGLRLVLNRNKNELMCRAYDNSDGRWIVNPMFIEPKKRRTSPYPCSTTGYTGSDGTAQPVRRADGSVVPDQQDSVFGS, from the coding sequence ATGAACCCCACGATCCGCTGGTCGGCCGCGGTCGCCGCGCTCGCCGCAGCCACCGGCCTCCTCACCGCCCCGCCCGCCCAGGCGAAGCCCGAGAAGTGCCCCACGCTGACGCTCTCCGAAGGCTGGTACGGCGACAACCGCGCGAGACTCCAGGAGCTGATCGACACCCACTGCGCGGCCAAGGGCGGTGCCAAGCCCGTCGCCGTCTTCGACTGGGACAACACCGTCATCAAGAACGACGTCGGCGACGCCACCCTGTTCTGGCTCCTGCGCAACAACCGCGTACGCCCGCCCGAGAACGACGACTGGACCACCACCAGCCGCTATCTGACCCCCGAGGCCGCCGACGCCCTGAGGAACGCCTGCCCCACCGGCGTCCGCACCCTGCCCACGGCCACCGACGGCCGCTGCGCCGACGAGATCCTCTCCGTGTACGCGGAAGGCGCCACGACCACGGGCGGCGAGGCGTTCGCGGGCTTCGACCACCGCCGCATGGAACCCCAGTACGCCTGGCTCGCCCAGCTCCTGCGCGGCTGGACGACCCGTCAGGTCGAGTCCTTCGCGGCCGCCGCCCGCACCGAGAACCTCGCCGCCCCCGTCGGCGCCACCCAGCGGGTCGGCACCGGCGAGGTCACCGGCTGGGTCCGCTACTACGACCAGCAGCGCGAGCTCGTCCGTACCCTCCAGAAGACGGGCTTCGACGTCTGGATCGTCTCCGCCTCGCCCGAGCCGGTCGTCGACGTGTGGGCCGAGGGCGTCGGTATCAAGCCCTCGCACGCGATAGGCATCCGTACCACCACCGAACACGGCCGGCTCACCGCCCGGTTGAAGGGCTGCGGCTCCGTCCGCGACGGCGAGGACGCGATGATCACGTACATCGACGGCAAGCGCTGCTGGATCAACCAGGAGATCCTCGGCGTCCTCGGCCCCGCCGCCGAGCAGGTCCAGCCGGCCGCCCGGCGCCAGGTCTTCGCGGCCGGCGACTCCGACACCGACATCTCCTTCCTGCGCGACGCGACCGGCCTGCGGCTCGTCCTCAACCGCAACAAGAACGAACTCATGTGCCGGGCCTACGACAACAGCGACGGCCGATGGATCGTGAACCCGATGTTCATCGAGCCGAAGAAGCGGAGGACGAGCCCCTATCCGTGCTCCACCACCGGATACACCGGCAGCGACGGCACGGCGCAGCCCGTCCGGCGCGCCGACGGCAGCGTCGTCCCCGACCAGCAGGACTCCGTGTTCGGCTCCTGA